A single window of Carassius auratus strain Wakin chromosome 9, ASM336829v1, whole genome shotgun sequence DNA harbors:
- the LOC113108201 gene encoding nuclear factor 7, brain-like yields MASSSECDYNCPVCCEIFKTPVLLSCSHSFCKECLQQFWRTKKTQECPVCSRRSSTDLPPENQALQNLCESFLKDRNEKHSSGSEEICSLHSEKLELLCLEDKQPVCVVCRDSQKDANHTFKPISEVVSSYKEEINTALESLKEKCKKTGNIEEEFEKTVQHIKSQADHTECQIKQQFEKLHQFLRDEEEATITALREEEEQKKQMMKEKLEEMNRHISALTNTIKDTEEMMKASDVCFLKEFPVTMERVQISSHLDPQMPSGALIDVPRYLGNLPFRVWKKMQDIVQNTPVILDPNTAHPDLAVSDDLTSVSWSKTNYLLPDNPERFDGFLCVLGSEGFNSGTHCWDVEVKECRWWIAGLTTASNPRKQYDFFNNDVWSVRQGMLEPFGFLVEQEVERVRVDLDYDRGTVSFSDAVTNTHLHTFTTTFTDTLFPFFSSDSLKILPFNSQ; encoded by the exons ATGGCTTCATCATCTGAATGTGACTATAATTGTCCCGTGTGCTGTGAAATCTTCAAGACTCCTGTTCTTTTATCATGTAGTCACAGTTTCTGTAAAGAGTGTCTGCAACAGTTCTGGAGAACCAAGAAAACTCAGGAGTGTCCTGTCTGCAGTAgaagatcttcaacagatcttCCTCCAGAAAATCAGGCGTTACAAAACTTGTGTGAGTCGTTCCTGAAGGACAGAAATGAGAAGCACTCATCAGGATCTGAGGAGATCTGCAGTTTACACAGTGAGAAACTCGAACTCTTGTGTCTGGAGGACAAACAGCCGGTGTGTGTCGTGTGCAGAGATTCACAAAAAGATGCCAATCACACATTTAAACCAATCAGTGAAGTGGTTTCATCATATAAG GAGGAGATCAATACAGCACTGGAGTCCTTGAAGGAGAAATGTAAAAAGACGGGAAACATAGAAGAAGAGTTTGAGAAAACAGTTCAACACATCAAG TCTCAAGCTGATCACACAGAGTGTCAGATTAAACAGCAGTTTGAGAAGCTTCATCAGTTtctcagagatgaagaagaagctacaatcactgcactgagagaggaagaggagcagaagaagcagatgatgaaggagaagctggaggagATGAACAGACACATCTCAGCTCTTACAAACACAATCAAAGACACGGAGGAGATGATGAAAGCCAGTGACGTCTGCTTTCTGAAG gagtTTCCAGTCACGATGGAAAG AGTCCAGATCTCATCACATCTGGATCCACAGATGCCTTCTGGAGCTTTGATTGATGTGCCACGATACTTGGGCAACCTGCCcttcagagtctggaagaagatgcAGGACATCGTCCAAAACA CTCCTGTGATTCTGGATCCAAACACGGCTCATCCAGATCTCGCTGTGTCTGATGATCTGACCAGTGTGAGCTGGAGCAAGACCAATTACCTGCTTCCTGACAATCCAGAGAGATTCGACGGGTTTCTCTGTGTTCTGGGATCAGAGGGTTTTAACTCAGGAACACACTGCTGGGATGTGGAGGTTAAAGAGTGTCGATGGTGGATTGCTGGACTAACTACAGCATCAAATCCGAGGAAGCAATATGATTTCTTTAACAATGATGTCTGGAGTGTGAGGCAGGGAATGCTTGAGCCGTTTGGTTTTCTTGTTGAACAGGAAGTTGAGCGTGTGAGAGTTGATCTGGACTATGACAGAGGAACGGTGTCATTCTCTGATGCTGTAActaacacacatctacacacattTACAACCACCTTCACTGACACACTCTTTCCTTTCTTCAGTAGTGACTCTCTGAAGATCTTACCATTCAATAGTCAGTAA